The Acidiphilium multivorum AIU301 genome includes the window TCGATCCGATTGGTGCCCATTTCGCCTGGTGAAGACCCGATCCCCTCACCAGAGTCCACGGGCTCATGCCGAAATCACGCTTCAAACCAGCGTCTGCTCCCGGTGCAATGCCGAGGTACCCATTCGGCACAAACCGTGGACTCTGGTGATATGCTTGGACCATTGCTCACTAAAGTCCACGGTTTGTGCCCAGAGTCAGGATGCAAACGAGTGTGGATTTTGGTGAGAAGCAGCGTTGGTGGGTGTGCAACCAGCCATATGGACCCTGTCAGCTGACAAGGGTGAGCGGCGGATAAGCCTTTGATCTCGTGATGTTGGCCTTGCGACCACAAATGATTCCGGATCTCGGCAAAAGCTCGACGACTAGGCCGTGGACTCTGGTGAGGGGATGATGGGGAGGCACAGGAAATCTGAACCGAGGCGTGGACTCTAGTGAGTTGCCATAGAACCGGCACCAGGGCGTGGACTCTGGTGAGATGCCATAGGACCGGCACCAGGGCATGCACTCCGGTGACATGCCAAGAAAACAGAGATCAGGATGTGGACTTTGGTGAGGAAATCGAGCCTGGCGTGCTGGCGTGGACTCTGGTGATGCCAGCCTTAATGCGGAACAGTAGGTGTCTATCGGATCGATTGCACGCGAGGACGCACCGGTGGCCGGCTTGATTTCAGAATTACACCCTCGTCCACGATATCCACCTGCGCATCTGGATATACCGCAAGAGCCAGCTTCAGCGCACTCGGCCAGCGAGCCTTGAAATGATATACTTCTCGATAGCCACAGCCGAACTGCGCCTTCAGAGCCTTCCAGGTGACTAGCTTTGCGGCGGGCAGTGCGTGCAGGCGGTAGGCCAGCCAGAGGTAGCAATCCAGCGCCCCGGGGTTGTTGTTGATGGCCTTGATGGCAGCTTCCTCAAGCGGAACCGGATGCTTTTGCAGCTGCTCGAAAAAGCCCTCCGAGAGTCGCGCCATTGAGAGCATCGGCTTTCCGCTGCCCTCCTCGGTATCTTCGACGAACAGGGCGCCGTCCATAATCGACTGGTTGATCAAACCGACTGATTTGCCGCCCTGAATGTGAAATGTCAGGCGGCAGCGGCTGATCCTCTCGGCCTGATCCTTGACCAACTTCGCTGTCTTGCCGCCGACGCTTACCCCGATTCGACTCAGCCAGTCCCGCAAAGAGCGCCCGAGCTCGATTTCTCTCGACCCGGTCCTGATCGCCTCGGTCTGAAGGTAGAGAAGGATAAGTCGTGCATGTGCCCCAAACGGTACACCGACGAAATCTAGAGGGCCTTCTTCGCTCCTGGGCTTCCGACCAGGCTCGACGACAAGCCTTGTTCTTTCAATGCTGATTTCCCATGGTTGATCATCCGCCAGCCTGCGATGAGGGAGGGCGCACTGAGCCCAACCCGAATAGGCAAAGCTCAGGGTCGTGTCCTCGTCCCCCATATACTGGGCCGCAGCTTCAACAAAACTGCGCTCGATACCGGCATCAAGCGCCCCTGCCCTTCCCCTCGCCTCGATTAGATTATGGATTTCTCCCATCGCATTTTCCTTGCCTATCCGGTTGACTCCCATACCTACTAGATCTAGTGTTGGGCATGGATGTCCTGGCCCGTGAAGACCTGCCGTTCCCGCAGTCTCTGCCGGAATTCCAGCGTATTTTCCCGAACGACGCGGCCTGTGCCGCCTATCTCGAAAGCGCCCGCTGGAATGGAGGGTTCGCCTGCCCAAGGTGCGGCGTCGTTGGCGAGCCGTTCCGTTTCGAGGCGCGCCCGGGCGTTCTGCGCTGCCGGGCCTGTCGCAAAGACGTAAGCCTGATGGCTGGGACCGTTATGGAACGCAGTCACACGCCGCTGTCGACTTGGTTCTGGGCGGCTTACTTGATCGCCAGCCAGACGCCCGGAATGTCGGCCGTCCAATTTCAGCGGCAACTCGGCCTGTCGCGCTACGAGACCGCCTTCGGCATCCTTCATAAGCTGCGCGCCGGGATGGTGCGCCCCGAGCGCGACAAGATTGGCGACACGCCGCAAGAACACGTCGAAGTGGATGAAACGTGGGTTGGAGGACGAACCCGAGGCGATGGACGGGGTGTCCATCACAAGGTTCTCGTCGCCTGTGCCGTGGAGGTGCGCCACCGGAAACCGGGAACCAAGCTCGACAATCGGAAAGACGGTCGCTACGCGGGACGCGTTCGTCTCGCTGTTGTCCCCGACCGTAGCGCCAATTCGCTCTGCGGATTCGTCGAAAACGCCGTTGCTCCCGGATCGCTGATCGTTACCGACGACTGGAGCGGCTATGCCGGTCTCGGAAGGCGCGGGTTCGACCACCATGCAATCGCCGAATGCGGCGACCCGGAGGTGGCAGAAGAATTCCTGCCGATCGTCCACTTGGTCTTTACCAACCTGAAGACCTGGATCAACGGCATCCATCACGGGGTCAGCGCCAAACATCTACAAGCCTACCTCAATGAATTCACGTTTCGGTTCAACCGGCGCCTCTATCCCTTCAACGCGTTCCGCTCGCTGCTCGGAATCGCGGGTAGGGCAGCCGCACCAACCTTTGACGAGCTTTATTCCGGGGAATGGACACACCCTACATTTAG containing:
- a CDS encoding IS1595-like element ISAcr1 family transposase, with protein sequence MDVLAREDLPFPQSLPEFQRIFPNDAACAAYLESARWNGGFACPRCGVVGEPFRFEARPGVLRCRACRKDVSLMAGTVMERSHTPLSTWFWAAYLIASQTPGMSAVQFQRQLGLSRYETAFGILHKLRAGMVRPERDKIGDTPQEHVEVDETWVGGRTRGDGRGVHHKVLVACAVEVRHRKPGTKLDNRKDGRYAGRVRLAVVPDRSANSLCGFVENAVAPGSLIVTDDWSGYAGLGRRGFDHHAIAECGDPEVAEEFLPIVHLVFTNLKTWINGIHHGVSAKHLQAYLNEFTFRFNRRLYPFNAFRSLLGIAGRAAAPTFDELYSGEWTHPTFSGCG
- a CDS encoding replication protein RepA, which translates into the protein MGEIHNLIEARGRAGALDAGIERSFVEAAAQYMGDEDTTLSFAYSGWAQCALPHRRLADDQPWEISIERTRLVVEPGRKPRSEEGPLDFVGVPFGAHARLILLYLQTEAIRTGSREIELGRSLRDWLSRIGVSVGGKTAKLVKDQAERISRCRLTFHIQGGKSVGLINQSIMDGALFVEDTEEGSGKPMLSMARLSEGFFEQLQKHPVPLEEAAIKAINNNPGALDCYLWLAYRLHALPAAKLVTWKALKAQFGCGYREVYHFKARWPSALKLALAVYPDAQVDIVDEGVILKSSRPPVRPRVQSIR